From a single Maylandia zebra isolate NMK-2024a linkage group LG3, Mzebra_GT3a, whole genome shotgun sequence genomic region:
- the LOC101478208 gene encoding alpha-tectorin — translation MPSVLASTCTVTGPTIIDVHGQINSIQDRCAYSLFSTPLLPDFLVLGNFRDRRRKDVSFLDSVTLRVDGHDIHLEQGGRVQMDDSTLTLSSSSQLVHGVQLSKDQTGVTAKLSLSNLIISVFFDGNTAQILLEGPAGSSVEGLCGNSSRSLSDLRLSEYSSTSCEMQYSETADSTINCTSVTERCNLLKEAHFSSCNTDIDPEPYITACTDTLCKYPAVDGLNCQFLKAYARACSLHNHTLDGWTSKTGCSSEAFCQDRTCSDHEFCGEKTVGGDTRCFCRDIFASKYQEINSLGDPTVCMQDSASVTLVGCLLEDKDINYSALHLNDPTCRGQVDKLTDMVTFSFNSSNRCGTVVTTNNSYVIYKNTIRSQNYSFDVITRNAQVQIDFSCVHSQPSIHTATFRIRDCSVAQKISCGAWNYTLIIKAYTDAGWTQVVQLNSQVRLNQRIWVELETNGLDGSMVTVVRDSCWATNQASPTSSPRHDLIINAVRTLLT, via the exons ATGCCCAGTGTGTTGGCCTCAACCTGCACTGTGACCGGCCCCACTATCATTGACGTCCACGGCCAGATTAACTCCATCCAGGATCGCTGTGCGTACTCTCTGTTCTCGACTCCGTTACTCCCAGATTTCCTTGTTCTGGGGAACTTCAGGGACAGACGTCGTAAAGATGTGAGCTTTTTGGACAGTGTGACGCTGCGTGTGGACGGGCATGACATTCACCTGGAACAAGGTGGGAGAGTTCAG ATGGACGACTCCACACTGACCCTCAGCAGCTCATCTCAGCTGGTTCATGGTGTGCAGCTCTCTAAGGACCAAACTGGAGTCACTGCCAAGCTGTCGCTCTCCAACCTCATCATCTCTGTCTTCTTTGATGGCAACACCGCACAGATCCTCTTAGAAG GACCTGCTGGTTCATCTGTGGAGGGTCTgtgtggaaactccagcaggtCTCTGAGTGACCTGAGGCTCTCTGAGTACAGCTCCACCAG CTGTGAGATGCAGTACAGTGAGACTGCTGACAGCACGATCAACTGCACCAGTGTGACTGAACG CTGTAATCTCCTGAAGGAGGCGCACTTCTCCTCCTGTAACACTGACATTGACCCAGAGCCCTACATAACCGCCTGCACCGACACTTTGTGTAAATATCCTGCAGTGGACGGACTCAACTGTCAGTTCCTGAAGGCCTACGCCAGAGCCTGCAGTCTACACAACCACACTCTGGATGGCTGGACATCAAAGACCGGCTGCT CCTCTGAGGCCTTCTGTCAGGACAGGACCTGCAGCGATCACGAATTCTGTGGTGAGAAGACGGTCGGTGGTGACACTCGCTGCTTCTGTCGGGACATTTTTGCCTCCAAGTACCAAGAAATCAACTCTTTGG GTGATCCAACGGTCTGCATGCAGGACTCTGCTTCAGTCACTCTGGTTGGTTGTCTCCTGGAGGACAAAGACATCAATTACTCTGCCTTACACCTCAACGACCCGACCTGCAGGGGTCAGGTGGACAAGCTCACCGACATGGTGACCTTCAGcttcaacagcagcaacagatgTGGGACGGTGGTCACG ACCAACAACAGCTACGTCATCTATAAGAACACCATCAGGAGCCAGAATTACTCTTTTGACGTCATCACTCGCAACGCCCAAGTCCAGATCGACTTCTCCTGTGTTCACAGTCAGccaagcatccacactgcaacCTTCAGAATCAGAGACTG CTCCGTTGCACAGAAGATCTCATGTGGAGCTTGGAATTACACTCTGATTATCAAGGCCTACACCGACGCTGGGTGGACACAAGTTGTGCAGCTGAACAGTCAAGTGAGACTGAACCAGAGGATCTGGGTAGAGCTGGAGACTAATGGGCTGGATGGAAGCATGGTCACTGTGGTGAGGGACTCCTGCTGGGCAACCAACCAGGCATCACCTACCAGCAGTCCAAGACATGATCTGATCATTAACG CTGTGCGAACCCTGCTGACCTGA